A single genomic interval of Orcinus orca chromosome 19, mOrcOrc1.1, whole genome shotgun sequence harbors:
- the LOC101282550 gene encoding zinc finger protein 594: QIHTKENPYECNQCGRAFRGSSNLILHQRIHSGGKPYVCNECGKAFNQSSDLIIHHSIHSGEKPYECNDCGKAFSQSSHLVNHQRIHTGEKPYECSECEKALRQSSLLIQHQRIHSGEKPYKCPECGKAFCGCTVSLKHQRLHIGEKLEYEKAFSSDSELNGQERIHKEKKSYEYNECGKTFLGSSDLIRYQTIHTGEKPFECSECGKAFSRNSVLIEHQRLHTGERPYKCSECGKAFRGSSQLIQHQRIHSGKKPYECNECCKTFN; this comes from the coding sequence CAAATTCATACCAAGGAGAATCCCTATGAATGTAATCAGTGTGGAAGAGCTTTCAGGGGAAGCTCAAACCTTATCCTGCACCAGAGAATTCATAGTGGAGGGAAGCCATATgtatgtaatgaatgtgggaaggccttcaaTCAAAGCTCAGATCTTATTATCCATCACAGCATTCACagtggagagaaaccctatgaatgtaatgactgtgggaaagcattcagtcaGAGCTCCCATCTTGTTAACcaccagagaattcatactggggagaaaccctatgaatgcagCGAATGTGAAAAAGCCCTCCGGCAGAGTTCCCTTCTTATTCAGCATCAAAGAATCCATAGTGGAGAGAAACCCTACAAATGCcctgaatgtgggaaagccttctgTGGGTGCACAGTTTCTCTTAAACATCAGAGACTTCATATTGGAGAAAAACTTGAATATGAGAAAGCTTTCAGTTCAGATTCAGAACTTAATGGACAGGAGAGAattcacaaggaaaagaaatcttaTGAATATAATGAATGTGGAAAAACCTTCCTAGGCAGCTCAGATCTTATTAGATATCAAAcaattcacactggagaaaaaccttttgaatgcagtgaatgtggaaaGGCCTTCAGCAGGAACTCAGTCCTTATAGAACATCAGAGACTCCATACTGGTGAGAGGCCTTAtaaatgcagtgaatgtgggaaagcctttaggGGGAGTTCTCAACTTATTCAGCATCAAAGAATTCACAGTGGaaagaaaccctatgaatgcaaTGAATGTTGCAAGACTTTTAATTAG